In Desulforhopalus sp., the following proteins share a genomic window:
- the dnaK gene encoding molecular chaperone DnaK, with protein sequence MGKIIGIDLGTTNSCVAIMDGGEPKVIANAEGNRTTPSVVAFTDSDERLVGQIAKRQAVTNPTRTLYAIKRLIGRKFTDQEVKRSIDISPFKIVEGTHGSVSVDVNGKVYRPAEISAMVLAKMKQTAEEYLGEEVTDAVVTVPAYFNDSQRQATKDAGKIAGLNVLRIINEPTAASLAYGLDKKAEEKIAVYDLGGGTFDVSILEIGDGVFEVKSTNGDTFLGGEDFDMRIVNWLADEFKREQGIDLRKDKMALQRLKEEAEKAKMELSTTKETDINLPFITADASGPKHLNLKLSRAKLESLVEDLVERTVGPCRTALKDAGLSASDIDEVILVGGMTRMPMVQAKVKDIFGKEPHKGVNPDEVVAIGAAIQGGVLQGDVKDVLLLDVTPLSLGIETLGGVTTKLIEKNTTVPTKKSQVFSTAADNQPAVSIHVLQGEREMAADNKTIGRFELSDIPMAPRGVPQIEVTFDLDANGILSVSAKDLGTGKEQSIRITASSGLTKDEIERMTKDAELHAEEDKRRKELVETRNSADAMIHATEKSLKDLGDKVDAATKSNVEKEIANVKQVKDGDDVAAIKTAVEALTQASHKLAELMYQQAAKENPDAAAGGPDAGAKGKKKNDDDVVDADFEEVK encoded by the coding sequence ATGGGCAAAATTATCGGAATTGACTTGGGAACCACCAACTCATGTGTGGCCATTATGGATGGAGGAGAACCTAAGGTAATTGCCAATGCCGAAGGGAACAGAACCACCCCGTCGGTCGTGGCCTTTACGGATAGTGACGAGCGTTTGGTTGGACAGATTGCTAAACGTCAGGCGGTAACCAACCCGACGCGGACACTGTATGCCATCAAGCGCCTTATCGGCCGGAAGTTCACCGATCAGGAGGTCAAAAGGTCCATTGACATCAGCCCGTTTAAGATCGTCGAGGGAACCCATGGCAGCGTCTCTGTTGATGTCAATGGCAAGGTATACCGGCCGGCGGAAATCTCGGCGATGGTTCTTGCCAAAATGAAGCAGACCGCCGAGGAATACCTGGGCGAAGAGGTTACCGATGCCGTGGTCACCGTGCCTGCCTATTTTAATGATTCCCAGCGTCAGGCGACAAAAGACGCCGGAAAAATTGCCGGTCTCAACGTGCTGCGCATCATCAACGAGCCGACTGCCGCCTCGCTTGCCTACGGTCTTGACAAGAAGGCGGAAGAGAAAATCGCCGTATACGATCTTGGCGGCGGTACCTTCGACGTCTCCATCCTGGAGATCGGTGACGGTGTCTTCGAGGTCAAGTCGACCAACGGCGATACCTTCCTCGGCGGTGAGGATTTCGATATGCGCATCGTCAACTGGCTGGCTGATGAGTTCAAACGCGAGCAAGGGATCGATCTGAGAAAAGATAAGATGGCCCTGCAGCGCCTGAAAGAAGAGGCGGAAAAGGCCAAAATGGAGCTTTCCACCACCAAGGAAACCGACATTAATCTGCCGTTCATCACCGCCGATGCCTCCGGCCCAAAACATCTCAACCTGAAATTGAGCCGTGCTAAACTGGAGAGCTTGGTTGAGGACCTGGTCGAACGGACCGTCGGCCCCTGCCGTACTGCCTTGAAGGATGCCGGTCTTTCCGCCTCTGACATCGACGAGGTCATTCTCGTTGGTGGCATGACCCGGATGCCGATGGTACAGGCAAAGGTTAAGGATATCTTTGGTAAGGAACCGCATAAGGGTGTCAATCCCGACGAGGTCGTAGCCATTGGCGCGGCCATCCAGGGCGGCGTTTTGCAGGGCGACGTCAAAGACGTACTGCTCCTTGATGTTACCCCACTTTCCCTCGGCATTGAGACCCTCGGTGGTGTAACCACCAAACTGATCGAGAAGAACACCACCGTTCCGACCAAGAAAAGCCAGGTGTTCTCAACGGCTGCCGACAATCAGCCGGCTGTTTCCATCCACGTCCTCCAGGGCGAACGGGAGATGGCCGCCGACAATAAGACCATCGGCCGTTTCGAACTGTCCGATATCCCCATGGCGCCGCGCGGTGTGCCGCAGATCGAGGTGACCTTTGATCTCGATGCCAACGGTATCCTCAGCGTTTCCGCCAAGGATCTTGGAACGGGCAAAGAGCAGTCGATTCGCATTACCGCCTCGTCAGGTCTTACCAAGGACGAGATTGAGCGGATGACCAAGGATGCCGAGCTGCATGCCGAGGAAGACAAGCGCCGCAAGGAGCTGGTCGAGACAAGGAATTCGGCGGATGCGATGATTCATGCAACAGAAAAAAGCTTGAAGGATCTCGGCGATAAGGTCGATGCGGCAACCAAGAGCAATGTCGAGAAAGAGATCGCCAATGTCAAGCAGGTCAAGGATGGCGACGATGTCGCGGCCATCAAGACGGCGGTCGAGGCATTGACCCAGGCCTCGCACAAGCTGGCCGAGCTCATGTATCAGCAGGCTGCCAAAGAGAATCCCGACGCTGCTGCCGGCGGGCCCGATGCCGGGGCGAAAGGCAAGAAGAAAAACGATGACGACGTGGTTGATGCCGACTTTGAAGAGGTGAAATAA